One region of Scophthalmus maximus strain ysfricsl-2021 chromosome 13, ASM2237912v1, whole genome shotgun sequence genomic DNA includes:
- the fam43a gene encoding protein FAM43A, which translates to MLLLTGTSNKMLPWKKNKFDLIEEDKQSKQKGYAVSLNYSALTSFAKSCPESALNRVGSMFKSKRKKVKITSEDPTYTVLYLGNATTIQSKGDGCTDVAVSKIWGKSEMGKNGTKMRLTISSQGIRMVHVDDKAKRPGHLYLLHRVTYCVADPRLPKIFAWIYRHEMKHKAVMLRCHAVLVSRPEKAKAMALLLYQTSATALAEFKRLKRRDDARHQQQQLVGEQTIPLVPIRKLLNGQCYYKPPVERSRSAPKLGSITEDLVGEEEEERAMHFECEDILDTDDECVANGKQELTQIISDLGEMSIGNDVQTLKADLRVTRLLSGESTGSDSSIESSQEPAPLANGLGELRVQGIA; encoded by the exons A tgttgCTGTTGACTGGAACCAGCAATAAAATGCTGCCGTGGAAGAAGAATAAGTTCGATCTGATAGAGGAAGACAAGCAGTCCAAGCAGAAGGGCTATGCGGTGAGTCTCAACTACTCTGCCCTCACCTCCTTCGCCAAGTCCTGCCCGGAGAGCGCGCTCAACAGGGTGGGCAGCATGTTCAAGTCGAAGAGGAAAAAGGTGAAGATCACCAGCGAGGACCCCACGTACACGGTGCTCTACCTGGGCAACGCCACCACCATCCAGTCCAAGGGCGACGGCTGCACGGACGTGGCGGTGAGCAAGATCTGGGGCAAAAGCGAGATGGGCAAGAACGGCACCAAGATGCGGCTGACCATCAGCTCGCAGGGCATCCGCATGGTGCATGTGGACGACAAGGCCAAGAGGCCGGGACACTTGTACCTGCTGCACCGGGTAACCTACTGCGTCGCGGACCCGAGACTACCCAAGATTTTCGCTTGGATTTACAGGCACGAGATGAAGCACAAGGCCGTGATGCTGCGCTGCCACGCGGTGCTGGTGTCCCGGCCGGAGAAGGCGAAGGCGATGGCGCTGCTCCTGTACCAGACCTCGGCCACGGCCCTGGCCGAGTTCAAGCGACTAAAGCGGAGAGACGACGCGcggcaccagcagcagcagctcgtaGGGGAGCAGACCATCCCCCTGGTCCCCATCAGGAAGCTGCTGAACGGACAGTGTTACTACAAGCCCCCCGTGGAGCGCAGCCGGAGCGCGCCGAAGCTCGGCTCCATCACGGAGGACCTggtcggggaggaggaggaggagagggcgatgCACTTTGAGTGCGAGGACATTCTGGACACGGACGACGAGTGCGTTGCCAACGGCAAGCAGGAGTTGACTCAGATCATCAGTGACTTGGGAGAGATGAGCATAGGGAACGACGTGCAGACGCTGAAAGCGGACCTGAGAGTCACCCGACTCCTCTCCGGAGAGAGCACGGGGAGCGACTCCTCCATCGAGAGCAGCCAGGAGCCCGCTCCGCTGGCCAACGGGCTCGGGGAGCTGAGGGTGCAGGGAATTGCCTGA
- the lsg1 gene encoding large subunit GTPase 1 homolog, translated as MGKKKTGGGCGLGRALIKERIQAGRGNKRGDSWLHTSELNDGYDWGRLNLQSVTEQSSMDDFLATAELAGTEFVAEKLNIKFVPAEARAGILTAEEKTRLKKLHEDNQHFLRIPRRPHWDEGTSPDALQQAEKDSFLEWRRELAQLEEEQKLILTPFERNLEFWRQLWRVIERSDVVVQIVDARNPLLFRCPDLELYVKEVSDDKVNMLLVNKADLLTRKQRRVWAKHFEKEGLRAVFWSALAESNRLDAEEKGMEVEDEECEESEEEEEDGMPDNEDLSQKGAVGEKVAKAEDDEGEESGTDDEQREKITVEEEDWHTCSEDEDDEEERAAGSSNESSFHNSSRLLHKDELLDIFKAVHNRPRCKEGQLTVGLVGYPNVGKSSTINTILRNKKVSVSATPGHTKHFQTLYVEAGLCLCDCPGLVMPSFVSTKAEMICSGILSIDQMRDHVPAASFICQTIPRHVFEGTYGINIIRPREDEDPDRLPTSEELLMAYGYMRGFMTSHGQPDQPRSARYILKDYVNGKLLYCHPPPHINVEDFQPQHDKFQNRDSDDCDPSSTTTNKHKKIKRIENVVDKNFFHQENVRALSKGVQSVMGYKPGSGPVGQGKAESEMVDGKPWKKHGNSNKKEKVRRLNRHLDA; from the exons atggggaagaagaagacgggCGGAGGATGCGGACTGGGCAGAGCTCTGATAAAAGAGAGAATCCAGGCAGGCCGAGGAAACAAGAGGGGCGACTCCTGG CTCCACACCAGTGAGCTGAATGATGGCTATGACTGGGGACGGCTGAACCTGCAGTCGGTGACCGAACAGAGTTCCATGGATGATTTCCTGGCGACTGCTGAACTTGCAGGAACAGAGTTCGTTGCAG AGAAGCTCAACATCAAGTTTGTGCCGGCGGAAGCGCGAGCAGGAATATTAACAGCCGAGGAGAAAACCAGGCTGAAGAAGCTGCACGAAGACAACCAGCACTTCCTCCGGATTCCTCGACG CCCCCATTGGGATGAAGGCACCAGTCCAGATGCACTGCAGCAGGCGGAGAAAGACAGCTTCTTGGAGTGGAGACGAGAGCTAGCACa GCTTGAAGAAGAGCAGAAGCTAATTCTCACCCCGTTTGAGAGGAATCTTGAGTTCTGGAGACAGCTTTGGAGAGTGATCGAGAGGAG tgATGTTGTCGTACAAATTGTTGATGCCAGAAATCCCTTGCTGTTCAGATGTCCTGACCTG GAGTTGTATGTAAAGGAGGTGTCGGACGATAAGGTGAACATGCTGTTGGTGAACAAGGCCGACCTGCTAACCAGGAAGCAGAGGCGAGTGTGGGCCAAACACTTTGAGAAAGAGGGGCTGAGGGCAGTTTTCTGGTCTGCGCTGGCCGAGAGCAACAGGCTGGAtgcagaggagaag GGCATGGAAGTGGAGGATGAAGAGTGTGAagagagtgaagaagaagaagaggacggaATGCCAGACAATGAAGACTTGAGTCAAAAAGGAGCAGTGGGAGAGAAGGTAGCGAAGGCTGAGGATGACGAGGGAGAAGAGAGCGGTACAGACGATGAGCAGCGGGAAAAGATAACTGTAGAAGAGGAGGATTGGCACACCTGTTccgaagatgaggatgatgaagaggaaaggGCCGCCGGTTCATCCAATGAATCCTCGTTCCACAACTCCAGTCGTCTGCTGCACAAAGATGAGCTGCTGGACATTTTCAAGGCTGTTCACAACAGGCCCAGGTGTAAAGAAGGACAACTGACCGTGGGACTG GTCGGGTATCCTAACGTGGGAAAGAGTTCCACCATCAACACCATCCTCAGGAACAAGAAGGTTTCTGTTTCTGCCACGCCAGGACACACAAAGCACTTTCAG ACACTGTATGTGGAGGCAGGCCTGTGCCTCTGTGACTGCCCAGGTCTGGTCATGCCTTCCTTTGTCTCCACCAAAGCTGAGATGATCTGCTCTGGGATCCTGTCCATCGACCAGATGAGAGACCACGTACCTGCAGCCTCTTTT ATATGTCAGACGATCCCTCGGCATGTGTTCGAAGGCACCTATGGCATAAACATAATCCGACCACGAGAAGATGAAGACCCCGACAGGCTCCCCACGtcagaggagctgctgatggCTTATGGAT ACATGAGAGGTTTCATGACGTCACATGGCCAGCCTGATCAGCCCAGATCGGCCCGCTACATCCTGAAGGATTATGTCAAC GGGAAGCTTCTGTACTGccatcctcctccacacatTAATGTTGAAGACTTCCAGCCACAGCACGACAAGTTCCAGAATAGAGATTCAGACGATTGTGACCCTTcctccacaacaacaaacaaacacaagaaaatcaaaagaattGAGAATGTGGTTGACAAGAACTTCTTCCATCAG GAGAATGTGCGGGCGCTCTCCAAGGGGGTTCAGTCCGTCATGGGCTACAAACCCGGCAGTGGACCCGTTGGCCAAGGTAA